Sequence from the Prunus persica cultivar Lovell chromosome G5, Prunus_persica_NCBIv2, whole genome shotgun sequence genome:
GATGAGTGCCAAATTAGCAATACCTAGTCACACGAATTTTTACCAACACTCATACAACTTAATGTCAACTCGAAGACGAAAATAAACTTCACCCTCAAATGCGTCAGTCTCCAAAGTAGCAACCCCTCTAGTCATGAAGAAGTCCCCAGTCCCGCCAATGACAGAAACGTCCCTAGTCTTGTTCATCAATGGGTCTGCCCCGGCAAAGTTGATGCTCCCTCTGTGTTGGGTCGAGTTGAAGACAAAGGAGAAGCCAAGCCATGCAGTGAAGATGTCTTTCCTGTCATAAATATAGAAGCCTTGGGCACGACCAACTGGGGCAGAGTGCAAATTGTTGTCCAATGTAATTGGGTCGTCGAACACAACAATGTTACCAAAATGGCTTTGCCCTGCCAAAATGGTTCTGTTGCCCCAGGGCGGTGAACCCACAATGGCTGCAGTGGCATTTTTGGAATTCTTGCCGTTGAAGATAATGTCGTGGAAATAAAAGGTTAGGTGTCTACATGGGTGGTGAGGAGGAGGACGAGGCTTGATATGGGGTTTTGGGGTAGGGGAAGCTATGGTTGCattgaggaggaagaagaggaagagagctGAAACTAGACCCTTGTTTGGTTCCATTGAGAAGCAATCAAGTGGTCAGTTTTGCTTGGAGGAGTGAATT
This genomic interval carries:
- the LOC18777850 gene encoding disease resistance response protein 206; the protein is MEPNKGLVSALFLFFLLNATIASPTPKPHIKPRPPPHHPCRHLTFYFHDIIFNGKNSKNATAAIVGSPPWGNRTILAGQSHFGNIVVFDDPITLDNNLHSAPVGRAQGFYIYDRKDIFTAWLGFSFVFNSTQHRGSINFAGADPLMNKTRDVSVIGGTGDFFMTRGVATLETDAFEGEVYFRLRVDIKLYECW